From the genome of Papaver somniferum cultivar HN1 chromosome 2, ASM357369v1, whole genome shotgun sequence, one region includes:
- the LOC113350558 gene encoding mediator of RNA polymerase II transcription subunit 9-like yields MENPYSGGNWVSLPNPQSNNLTPTSSNQERFLLQQQQQQQQQQLLTLQQQQQQQLLQQQLQQQQQQQQQQQQQQQQLQQQRLILSPQQQQQQQQQQNQHHQSLASHFHLLHLVENLSDAIENGTRDQHSDLLVTELTSNFEKCQQLLNSIAGSINTKAVTVEGQRRKLEEAEHLLNQRRDVIGKFKSSVGGLI; encoded by the exons ATGGAGAACCCATACTCAGGAGGAAATTGGGTTTCTCTCCCAAATCCGCAATCTAACAATCTTACACCAACTTCTTCAAATCAAGAACGTTTCCTccttcaacagcaacaacagcagcagcaacaacaacttcttacccttcaacaacaacagcaacagcaactccTTCAACAACAattacagcagcagcagcaacaacaacagcaacagcagcaacaacaacagcaattaCAGCAACAAAGACTCATTCTTTCaccgcagcagcaacaacagcaacaacaacagcaaaatcAGCATCACCAATCTTTAGCTTCTCATTTCCATCTCTTACAT TTGGTGGAGAATTTATCTGATGCAATTGAGAATGGAACTCGTGATCAACATTCTGATTTGTTG GTTACTGAATTGACTAGCAATTTCGAGAAATGTCAACAGCTGTTGAACTCTATAGCCGGATCGATTAACACGAAGGCTGTG ACTGTTGAGGGCCAAAGGCGAAAGCTTGAGGAGGCCGAGCATCTACTGAATCAACGGAG GGATGTGATTGGCAAATTTAAAAGTTCTGTTGGGGGGctgatttaa